One part of the Sphingobium yanoikuyae genome encodes these proteins:
- a CDS encoding lasso peptide biosynthesis B2 protein: MAIGLKSSISFCDVEGQLVFLDIEADRYFGLSPAAEQSFRRLLADPASPAPASDAPASPDPASPDPASSVMALIGHAQLLEMDAPAAPMPCPARASGGESLLDRLEASDHRSSAAATIAASLHITSIRAQLRVRSLSSIFARLRRSKSAVRNWRHAPDEALAIIAAFAASARVLRSHDQCLPRSLALAHAFIRAGLAADLFLAVRLRPFAAHCWVEHDGLIANDRAAHVDSYQPILIL, encoded by the coding sequence ATGGCCATCGGCCTCAAGTCCAGTATCAGCTTTTGCGACGTCGAGGGACAATTGGTGTTTCTCGACATCGAGGCGGATCGCTATTTCGGGCTTTCGCCCGCGGCGGAGCAGAGTTTCCGGCGCCTCCTGGCCGACCCGGCATCGCCTGCCCCCGCTTCTGATGCCCCCGCCTCCCCTGATCCCGCCTCTCCAGACCCCGCATCTTCTGTCATGGCGCTGATCGGCCATGCGCAGCTGCTCGAGATGGATGCGCCGGCGGCGCCCATGCCCTGTCCAGCGCGCGCAAGCGGTGGAGAGAGCCTTCTCGATCGGCTGGAGGCCAGCGACCACAGGTCGAGCGCCGCCGCGACGATCGCCGCCAGCCTCCACATAACATCCATCCGCGCCCAATTGCGCGTGCGCAGCCTTTCGAGCATTTTTGCGCGGCTGCGACGCAGCAAGAGCGCCGTGCGCAATTGGCGGCATGCGCCCGACGAGGCTCTGGCGATCATTGCCGCCTTCGCCGCCAGCGCCCGGGTGCTGCGATCTCATGACCAGTGCCTGCCACGCTCCCTTGCCCTGGCCCATGCCTTCATTCGAGCGGGTCTTGCGGCCGATCTGTTCCTGGCGGTTCGGCTGAGGCCGTTCGCAGCCCATTGCTGGGTCGAGCATGACGGCCTCATCGCCAATGACCGTGCCGCGCATGTCGACAGCTATCAGCCGATCCTGATCCTGTGA
- a CDS encoding GntR family transcriptional regulator, producing the protein MNSGLTAERVYDAIRAQILDRAYLPGTRLDPAQLAKDLAASMTPVRDALHRLMGEGLVEARTGSGFHLPLLDELSLIDLYRWSHELSLLAMRHWTPEPSEPAPSPTLTDRTDALFDRIARGSDNGEHRRAMQQVAARLHAVRHVEPHALPGVDEELGSLEEGLVHPDRRHFLSLVGAYHRRRGRAAGAILRALYRPH; encoded by the coding sequence ATGAACTCCGGGCTGACCGCCGAGCGCGTCTATGACGCGATACGCGCGCAAATTCTCGATCGGGCCTATCTTCCTGGCACAAGGCTGGATCCGGCACAGCTGGCAAAGGATCTGGCCGCCAGCATGACGCCCGTGCGCGACGCGCTGCATCGACTGATGGGAGAAGGCCTTGTCGAAGCCCGGACGGGGAGCGGCTTTCACTTGCCGCTTCTGGACGAATTGTCGCTGATCGATCTCTATCGCTGGTCGCATGAACTCAGCCTGCTGGCGATGCGGCACTGGACGCCCGAACCTTCCGAGCCGGCGCCGTCACCGACATTGACCGATCGCACGGACGCGCTTTTCGACCGGATTGCGCGGGGATCGGACAATGGCGAGCATCGTCGCGCCATGCAGCAGGTGGCAGCGCGTCTCCATGCGGTCCGGCATGTCGAACCACATGCCTTGCCGGGCGTGGACGAGGAGCTTGGAAGCCTCGAAGAGGGGCTGGTTCATCCCGACAGGCGCCACTTTCTCTCGCTTGTCGGCGCCTATCATCGCCGGCGCGGCCGGGCTGCCGGCGCCATATTGCGTGCCCTCTATCGCCCCCACTGA
- a CDS encoding phytanoyl-CoA dioxygenase family protein — protein MSQIQTRAADACDHALEPYVDQLARDGWCIMPDALTAQHITRLDEDLAEGFDQAPYCNGPFYGETTKRLGRLPLRSVHSEALICHARILEIVQQFLGRWCDHVQLNTTQAIAIDPGAPAQAPHRDQDMFHGPKGELEYLLNVIWPLTPFHPDNGATRLWPGSHGYAAIEGSEVREEQAVAPVLAPGSALLFLGSTLHGAGANRSGSVRRAVVIGYSLGWLKPYENPWLAYPPLIARHFSPELAKLAGYVQHRPNLGNFEGQCPSTLLTAGPELMTGPRDALLPEQAEMVEAYCRAQQVPG, from the coding sequence ATGTCCCAGATCCAAACACGCGCCGCGGACGCTTGCGATCACGCCCTCGAGCCCTATGTCGACCAGCTTGCCCGGGACGGCTGGTGCATCATGCCCGATGCGCTAACGGCTCAGCACATCACCCGGCTCGACGAGGATCTTGCAGAGGGGTTCGATCAGGCGCCCTATTGCAACGGGCCCTTTTATGGCGAGACGACCAAGCGGCTGGGCCGCCTGCCGCTGCGCTCTGTCCATAGCGAAGCGCTCATCTGCCATGCCCGGATATTGGAGATCGTGCAGCAGTTTCTGGGGCGCTGGTGCGATCATGTCCAGCTCAACACGACCCAGGCCATTGCCATCGATCCCGGCGCGCCGGCCCAGGCCCCCCACCGCGACCAGGACATGTTTCACGGGCCCAAGGGCGAGTTGGAATATCTTCTCAACGTGATCTGGCCGCTGACGCCCTTTCATCCCGACAATGGCGCGACCCGGCTCTGGCCCGGCAGCCATGGCTACGCCGCGATCGAAGGAAGCGAGGTCCGAGAAGAACAGGCGGTTGCGCCGGTGCTTGCGCCCGGTTCAGCCCTCCTGTTCCTGGGCTCGACGCTGCATGGCGCCGGCGCCAATCGCAGCGGATCGGTCCGGCGCGCAGTGGTGATCGGCTATAGCCTTGGCTGGCTCAAGCCCTATGAAAATCCCTGGCTTGCCTATCCGCCTCTGATCGCACGCCACTTCTCCCCAGAGCTCGCAAAGCTTGCAGGCTATGTCCAGCACCGTCCCAACCTTGGCAATTTCGAAGGGCAATGTCCCTCGACATTGCTGACCGCCGGGCCAGAGCTGATGACGGGGCCCCGCGATGCCCTGCTGCCCGAGCAGGCCGAGATGGTCGAAGCCTATTGCCGGGCGCAACAGGTGCCAGGATGA
- a CDS encoding acyl-homoserine-lactone synthase, translating into MLHIHDASQARSGPDAGGLGFAEDTLLRAMFAARKSVFVDLLKWDVPVLAGRYEVDQFDDPRAQYLILADRDGAHLASARLLPTLHPHILGSFYECLCEQEPPQGPDIFEITRFCLDRRLSASERRQARHSLICALVDHGLARNMRQYVAIAEMSWLSQILAFGWECHLLGLPQMIDGQMLGALSIRIDATTPDRLATAGIRPSRSLLVAALPSA; encoded by the coding sequence ATGTTGCATATCCATGATGCGTCGCAGGCCAGGAGCGGACCGGACGCCGGCGGCCTGGGGTTTGCCGAAGACACATTGCTGCGCGCCATGTTCGCGGCCAGAAAGTCGGTCTTCGTCGATCTGCTCAAATGGGACGTGCCGGTCCTTGCCGGTCGTTATGAGGTGGATCAGTTCGACGATCCGCGCGCCCAATATCTGATCCTGGCGGATCGGGATGGCGCCCATCTGGCCTCGGCACGGCTCTTGCCGACCCTGCATCCGCACATTCTTGGCAGCTTTTACGAATGCCTGTGCGAGCAGGAACCGCCACAAGGACCGGATATTTTCGAGATTACCCGCTTCTGCCTCGATCGCCGGCTGAGTGCCAGCGAGCGGCGCCAGGCCCGCCACAGCCTCATCTGCGCCCTTGTCGACCACGGGCTTGCCCGGAATATGCGCCAATATGTGGCGATCGCCGAAATGAGCTGGCTTTCGCAGATTCTGGCCTTTGGCTGGGAATGCCATCTGCTCGGCCTGCCGCAGATGATCGATGGCCAGATGCTGGGCGCGCTTTCCATCCGGATCGATGCGACCACACCCGATCGGCTTGCGACAGCGGGCATCCGCCCTTCCCGTTCGCTGCTCGTCGCAGCCCTGCCGAGCGCCTGA
- a CDS encoding LuxR family transcriptional regulator, with protein sequence MEPDYFLLQQLTRQVQDAATLEDYREAMAALTQGLNFDYFALTHHVDPRSAGEEAVHLHNYPAQWADYYARHALGICDPIHRASHVAPGGFPWARIGDYIDLTARDRHMLRLGASQGIGDGFTIPIRIEGEMPGSCTFAMRSGRPLDSAWLALAEIAGRFAFDGARRLIGRQALRLPMLGRILTRRQRDCLLWAFRGKSDWEISQILKVTEGTVKRHILNACARYRVNKRIMLLAPTLLDGTFSITEIYGYRDTSFGT encoded by the coding sequence ATGGAGCCAGACTATTTTCTGCTGCAACAGCTGACCCGGCAGGTTCAGGACGCCGCAACGCTCGAGGATTACCGTGAGGCCATGGCGGCTCTGACGCAGGGCCTCAATTTCGATTATTTCGCCCTTACCCATCATGTCGATCCGCGCAGCGCGGGCGAAGAGGCGGTGCATCTGCACAATTATCCCGCGCAATGGGCCGATTATTATGCCCGGCATGCGCTGGGCATCTGCGATCCGATCCACCGGGCAAGCCATGTCGCACCGGGCGGTTTTCCCTGGGCACGCATAGGCGACTATATCGATCTGACCGCGCGCGATCGCCATATGCTGCGCCTGGGCGCGAGCCAGGGGATCGGCGACGGGTTCACCATCCCGATCCGTATCGAAGGCGAAATGCCCGGCTCCTGCACCTTTGCCATGCGTTCGGGCCGCCCGCTCGACAGCGCATGGCTCGCCTTGGCCGAGATTGCGGGCCGTTTCGCCTTTGACGGCGCGCGCCGGCTGATCGGAAGACAGGCGTTGCGACTGCCGATGCTCGGCCGCATCCTGACCCGCCGCCAGCGCGACTGCCTTTTGTGGGCCTTTCGCGGCAAGAGCGACTGGGAGATCAGCCAGATCCTCAAGGTCACCGAAGGAACGGTCAAACGCCATATCCTGAACGCCTGTGCACGCTATCGGGTCAACAAGCGGATCATGCTTCTGGCCCCGACATTGTTGGACGGAACCTTCAGCATCACGGAAATCTACGGCTATCGCGATACATCTTTCGGTACGTAG
- a CDS encoding transcriptional regulator domain-containing protein codes for MSPIGAWRDGRIYARLMGIDRAGLMWEWLRRDSGYIAWYAGARASTHGPSDPDQWGLHFRRTSRRPGPGRADLMACRSRS; via the coding sequence ATGAGCCCGATCGGCGCCTGGCGCGACGGGCGGATTTATGCCCGCCTCATGGGAATCGATCGGGCGGGACTCATGTGGGAATGGCTGCGGCGCGACAGTGGCTATATCGCCTGGTACGCCGGAGCGCGCGCCAGCACGCATGGGCCTTCCGATCCTGACCAATGGGGGCTGCATTTTCGCCGAACATCCCGACGTCCCGGCCCCGGACGCGCGGATCTTATGGCATGCCGATCGCGATCCTGA
- a CDS encoding DNA -binding domain-containing protein: MGLPILTNGGCIFAEHPDVPAPDARILWHADRDPEILRLSLLPAGKGDGDGLDPAAWREFLTVGEGPKGCEPLLLSDGWRRIRLDIVEGSLAMAPPLRPLFHIEGVSSARGPLRALNRFLDFLSHRRLRPALYPAEPRMARWLLLLRVQDALQEGASHRDIGIALFGADRVAIQWDGPTDALRSRVRRLVRDAQHMASGGYRQLLGRDPD, translated from the coding sequence ATGGGCCTTCCGATCCTGACCAATGGGGGCTGCATTTTCGCCGAACATCCCGACGTCCCGGCCCCGGACGCGCGGATCTTATGGCATGCCGATCGCGATCCTGAAATATTGCGTCTGTCCTTGCTGCCGGCGGGGAAGGGCGATGGTGACGGCCTCGACCCGGCCGCATGGAGGGAGTTTCTGACCGTCGGGGAAGGTCCGAAGGGATGTGAGCCTCTGCTTCTTTCCGATGGTTGGCGCCGGATCCGTCTCGATATTGTCGAGGGCAGTCTCGCCATGGCGCCGCCACTGCGCCCCTTGTTCCACATCGAGGGCGTTTCCTCCGCACGCGGTCCGCTCCGCGCGCTCAATCGCTTCCTCGATTTCCTGTCGCACCGCCGCTTGCGGCCCGCGCTCTATCCCGCCGAGCCGCGCATGGCGCGCTGGCTCCTCTTGCTGCGCGTCCAGGACGCGCTGCAAGAGGGGGCGTCGCATCGTGATATCGGCATTGCCCTGTTCGGTGCCGATCGCGTCGCGATCCAGTGGGATGGTCCGACCGATGCGTTGCGATCGCGTGTCCGCCGGCTCGTACGCGACGCGCAGCATATGGCCAGCGGTGGGTATCGGCAATTGTTGGGGCGCGATCCGGACTGA
- a CDS encoding ArdC family protein — protein MTFVHKRRGRTTRETAQGDDLYAQVTRKIIGELEAGRLPWVQPWGSAGGPSPALPRNALSGRCYSGINILMLWGAVIEGGWPSQKWITYKQAIAAGGCVRKGEHGTMVVYADRFVPAEAGAHGSEPLGSAGSGETGPRERDGTPRAIPFLKRFTLFNVAQCEGLRSDIAGDPAPLPEREIVPEGEALIAASGVPFSMGGDRAFYAPALDRVQVPPQPAFFDQVNFYRTCFHELCHATGHPARLARDLAHPFGSKGYAREELIAEMGAAFLCASLGIAPTVRHADYIGGWLELLRDDLSDDPHVRGAGSPRGRAIFRAASAAGKAADWLLARYHDARTGQAA, from the coding sequence ATGACCTTTGTCCACAAACGGCGCGGCCGGACCACGCGCGAGACAGCGCAGGGGGATGACCTCTATGCGCAGGTGACCCGCAAGATCATCGGCGAACTGGAGGCCGGACGCCTGCCATGGGTGCAGCCCTGGGGCAGTGCAGGCGGACCGTCTCCGGCCCTGCCGCGCAATGCGCTCTCGGGACGCTGCTATTCGGGAATCAATATCCTCATGCTCTGGGGCGCCGTGATCGAGGGCGGTTGGCCTAGCCAGAAGTGGATTACCTACAAGCAGGCCATCGCGGCGGGTGGCTGTGTGCGCAAGGGCGAGCATGGCACGATGGTCGTCTATGCCGACCGGTTCGTGCCTGCCGAAGCCGGGGCGCATGGATCGGAGCCGCTGGGGTCGGCAGGGTCTGGCGAGACCGGACCCAGGGAAAGGGACGGGACGCCGCGCGCCATTCCCTTTCTCAAGCGCTTTACCCTTTTCAACGTCGCCCAGTGCGAGGGCCTGCGGTCCGACATCGCGGGCGATCCCGCGCCGCTGCCCGAACGGGAGATCGTGCCCGAGGGCGAGGCGCTGATCGCGGCCAGCGGCGTTCCCTTCTCCATGGGCGGTGACCGGGCCTTTTACGCGCCCGCACTTGATCGGGTGCAGGTGCCGCCGCAACCGGCTTTCTTTGATCAGGTCAATTTCTATCGGACCTGTTTTCACGAACTCTGCCACGCGACCGGCCATCCCGCCCGGCTGGCCCGCGATCTTGCCCATCCCTTCGGCAGCAAGGGCTATGCCCGCGAGGAACTGATCGCCGAAATGGGCGCCGCCTTCCTGTGCGCGAGCCTCGGCATCGCCCCGACCGTGCGCCACGCCGACTATATCGGCGGCTGGCTCGAACTGCTGCGCGATGATCTGAGCGATGATCCCCATGTGCGCGGCGCGGGAAGCCCGCGCGGGCGCGCGATATTCCGCGCGGCCAGTGCCGCCGGGAAGGCCGCCGACTGGCTGCTTGCCCGCTATCATGACGCGCGGACCGGACAGGCGGCGTGA
- a CDS encoding ParB/RepB/Spo0J family partition protein — protein sequence MKLQFLPLESLCVSRLNMRHGRKQPDLANLLPSIRKRGILQPLLVRPLCVGASPAPGQGSNSAGTGRPPDASSAPLAPTHEILAGRRRYHAACLIAAEERDATSEDRAIPCAILEEGDDAAALEASLLENAARLDPDEVTQWESFVRLVKAGRDIPAIADMFALPPLAVRRILALGNLLPRIRTLYARDEIDRATIRHLTLATKRQQREWLDLREAPGQHAPTGHMLRQWLMGGAAIPVRHALFDVPSSGLETRADLFGEDAYFLDPEAFWAAQNAVIANRREAWLASGWREVVIVPPDSHFALWEHEKCPKRKGGRIYVDVRASGETVIHEAYVRRGETRKSGRDEDGPDGSGAQRSLRPEMTSSLAAYVDLHRHAALRVELLERPDIALRLMLAHAMAGALHWHVHADPQQARRADIAQSLATAPAQMEFAARRAALLATIGLAEDEPSLCDMRGGEARLLRLFQRLLDLPDKSCLDVVAMLMAESLACGSATLAHLGPLLGVDMGKWWRGDTVLPALVRDRELLLALLADVAGESVARANGATRSTTLRMMLGDHLTHGNGRAAPEGWVPRWMAFPPGAYSARGGVPMIDADQRAGEALAGNEGAGLTKGDHEHEARPAVSAVGPGAAIDATGPDCDERDSWYSGPMGPDALVPEGGTVSGAPVAAISAQDEAVGDCAAPAKDMPGAQQAAGDVGVPASDMPGSREARAA from the coding sequence ATGAAACTCCAATTTCTGCCTCTCGAAAGCCTGTGCGTCAGCCGCCTCAACATGCGGCATGGGCGCAAGCAGCCCGACCTTGCCAATCTTCTTCCGAGCATTCGCAAGCGGGGCATTCTCCAGCCGCTCCTTGTTCGCCCGCTATGCGTCGGCGCAAGTCCGGCGCCGGGACAGGGCAGCAACAGTGCCGGGACCGGCCGCCCGCCGGACGCGAGCAGTGCGCCGCTTGCGCCCACCCATGAAATCCTTGCCGGGCGCCGCCGCTATCATGCTGCCTGCCTGATAGCGGCGGAAGAGCGGGACGCTACGAGCGAGGATCGCGCCATTCCCTGCGCGATCCTCGAGGAAGGCGACGACGCTGCCGCGCTCGAGGCTTCGCTGCTCGAGAATGCGGCGCGGCTCGATCCCGACGAAGTGACCCAATGGGAGAGCTTCGTGCGGCTGGTGAAGGCAGGGCGGGACATACCGGCCATTGCCGACATGTTCGCGCTTCCGCCGCTTGCCGTGCGGCGCATTCTGGCGCTGGGCAATCTCCTGCCGCGCATCCGGACCCTCTATGCCCGCGACGAGATCGACCGGGCGACGATCCGGCATCTCACTCTCGCGACCAAGCGGCAGCAACGCGAATGGCTGGACCTGCGCGAGGCCCCTGGCCAGCATGCGCCCACGGGGCACATGCTGCGGCAATGGCTGATGGGCGGGGCCGCGATCCCCGTGCGCCACGCATTGTTCGACGTGCCATCAAGCGGCCTTGAAACACGCGCCGACCTGTTCGGCGAGGATGCCTATTTCCTCGATCCCGAGGCCTTCTGGGCCGCCCAGAATGCGGTCATCGCGAACCGTCGCGAGGCGTGGCTGGCATCTGGCTGGCGCGAGGTCGTCATCGTGCCGCCCGACAGCCATTTTGCGCTTTGGGAACATGAGAAATGCCCCAAGCGCAAGGGCGGGCGTATCTATGTCGATGTTCGTGCGTCGGGCGAGACGGTCATCCACGAAGCCTATGTGCGGCGCGGCGAGACACGGAAGAGCGGCCGGGATGAGGACGGGCCTGATGGCTCTGGCGCCCAGCGTTCGCTTCGCCCCGAAATGACCAGCAGCCTTGCCGCCTATGTCGATCTGCATCGCCATGCCGCGCTGCGCGTCGAACTGCTCGAACGGCCCGATATTGCCCTTCGCCTGATGCTCGCCCATGCCATGGCAGGCGCGCTGCACTGGCATGTCCATGCCGACCCCCAGCAGGCCCGCCGCGCCGATATCGCACAAAGTCTGGCGACCGCCCCGGCACAGATGGAATTTGCCGCCCGGCGCGCGGCCCTGCTGGCGACAATCGGCCTCGCTGAGGACGAGCCGTCGCTGTGCGACATGCGGGGCGGGGAGGCCCGCCTCCTCCGCCTGTTCCAGCGGCTCCTCGATCTGCCCGACAAGAGCTGTCTCGACGTCGTCGCCATGCTGATGGCCGAGAGCCTCGCCTGTGGCAGCGCGACCCTTGCCCATCTGGGGCCATTGCTCGGGGTCGATATGGGCAAATGGTGGCGCGGCGATACGGTTCTTCCTGCCCTCGTCCGCGATCGCGAACTGCTGCTCGCACTCCTGGCCGACGTCGCGGGCGAAAGCGTCGCCCGGGCGAACGGCGCGACCAGAAGCACAACGTTGCGCATGATGCTGGGCGACCACCTGACCCATGGCAATGGCCGCGCGGCGCCTGAGGGATGGGTGCCGCGCTGGATGGCGTTCCCGCCGGGCGCCTACAGCGCGCGCGGCGGCGTACCGATGATCGACGCGGACCAGCGCGCCGGCGAAGCACTGGCCGGCAATGAGGGAGCCGGGCTGACAAAAGGGGATCACGAGCATGAAGCAAGGCCCGCTGTCAGCGCCGTGGGCCCCGGTGCGGCGATCGATGCAACCGGGCCCGACTGCGACGAGCGTGACAGTTGGTACTCGGGCCCTATGGGACCGGACGCATTGGTACCGGAGGGCGGGACAGTATCTGGCGCGCCTGTGGCCGCCATATCGGCGCAAGACGAGGCGGTCGGCGACTGCGCTGCCCCGGCCAAGGACATGCCGGGAGCGCAGCAGGCGGCGGGGGATGTCGGTGTGCCTGCGTCCGATATGCCCGGGTCGAGAGAGGCAAGGGCTGCCTGA
- a CDS encoding DUF736 domain-containing protein, whose amino-acid sequence MPAIGFVTRDGHGFKGQLRTLSIRTDIEIIPNSRKTSEVQPDFRVVAAGADVGAGWLRRGEMSGKDYVSLSLAAPEFGPRRLYANLGRAAGQDDDDAFAIIWNPND is encoded by the coding sequence ATGCCCGCAATCGGTTTTGTCACCCGCGATGGCCACGGCTTCAAGGGCCAGCTTCGCACCCTCTCGATCCGCACCGATATCGAGATCATTCCCAACAGCCGCAAGACCAGTGAGGTCCAGCCCGATTTCAGGGTCGTTGCCGCCGGCGCGGATGTCGGGGCGGGATGGCTGCGGCGCGGCGAAATGTCCGGCAAGGACTATGTGTCGCTGAGCCTGGCTGCCCCCGAGTTCGGGCCCCGCCGCCTCTATGCCAATCTCGGCCGTGCCGCGGGCCAGGATGATGACGACGCCTTCGCCATCATCTGGAACCCGAACGACTAG
- a CDS encoding helix-turn-helix transcriptional regulator, producing the protein MDDSDKRARVARQTNPFLTMKQAAFHLGLSLRSFQRLQAAGTGPRGRRHGRSWRFHIDDIEAWSRGGATGGDHD; encoded by the coding sequence ATGGACGATAGCGACAAGCGCGCCCGCGTCGCGCGACAGACCAATCCCTTTCTCACGATGAAACAGGCCGCCTTTCATCTCGGGCTTTCGCTGCGCAGTTTCCAGCGTCTCCAGGCCGCCGGAACGGGCCCTCGCGGGCGCCGCCACGGGCGCAGCTGGCGCTTCCATATCGATGATATCGAGGCCTGGTCGCGGGGCGGTGCCACAGGCGGCGATCATGACTGA
- a CDS encoding S26 family signal peptidase has product MTDPRLAAVMAWGKALRAQKLARLRLRRRCCLGLGALVLSLGASIVFPPRPRLVWNASASAPIGLYRVMPGAHLARGDMVIAWAPYPARLLAARRNYLPFNVPLVKTVVGVPGDIICARDGAILVNGRLVAQRQARDGAGRPLPRWRGCEGLGPTRFLLLMEAAPSSFDGRYFGSSERADIIGRATLLWGGSGT; this is encoded by the coding sequence ATGACTGATCCCCGCCTTGCCGCCGTGATGGCTTGGGGGAAGGCGCTGCGAGCGCAGAAACTGGCCCGGCTGCGATTGCGCCGCCGCTGCTGTCTAGGCCTTGGCGCACTGGTGCTGTCACTGGGGGCAAGCATCGTCTTTCCGCCGCGTCCGCGTCTTGTCTGGAATGCGAGCGCCAGCGCTCCGATCGGCCTCTATCGCGTCATGCCGGGCGCGCATCTGGCGCGCGGCGACATGGTCATCGCCTGGGCCCCATATCCTGCCCGTCTGCTGGCCGCGCGCCGGAACTATCTCCCCTTCAACGTGCCGCTGGTCAAGACCGTGGTGGGCGTGCCGGGCGATATCATCTGCGCCCGCGATGGCGCCATCCTCGTCAATGGCCGGCTTGTCGCCCAGCGCCAGGCGCGCGACGGCGCGGGGCGACCGCTGCCGCGCTGGCGGGGCTGCGAGGGCCTCGGCCCGACCCGCTTCCTCCTCCTGATGGAGGCTGCCCCAAGCTCATTTGACGGTCGCTATTTCGGCAGTTCCGAGCGCGCCGACATCATCGGCCGCGCGACCCTGCTCTGGGGAGGATCAGGGACATGA
- a CDS encoding lytic transglycosylase domain-containing protein has protein sequence MIGAWSVPIAAAAFLLAGLAGEDRAIAVPPGFDARIDPHIDPGFDPGPDGRLSRWALPVNDAARRFGLPARWILAVMQIESGGQTMRQGRPIRSVAGAMGLMQLMPGTWAAMRLRHGLGDDPDAPIDNILAGTAYLAQMHARFGYPGLFAAYHAGPGRYAQYLGGRALPLETRLYVARIRALLESGRPVLGDVIMMAGAAQDRRPEPSGLFVLGGPLSAARADEGPAVRAPAMATDRDDADAYAFLPGIDRARDRLFAIQTRP, from the coding sequence ATGATCGGGGCCTGGTCCGTCCCGATCGCGGCCGCTGCCTTTCTCCTGGCCGGTCTGGCCGGCGAGGATCGCGCCATTGCAGTGCCACCCGGCTTCGATGCGCGCATCGATCCGCATATTGATCCAGGCTTCGATCCGGGCCCCGACGGGCGGCTGTCGCGCTGGGCCCTTCCGGTCAATGACGCCGCGCGCCGGTTCGGCCTGCCCGCCCGCTGGATCTTGGCCGTCATGCAGATCGAGAGCGGCGGCCAGACCATGCGGCAAGGCCGGCCGATCCGCAGTGTGGCAGGCGCCATGGGTTTGATGCAGCTGATGCCGGGCACCTGGGCGGCGATGCGGCTGCGCCATGGGCTGGGTGACGATCCCGACGCGCCGATCGACAATATCCTGGCGGGCACCGCCTATCTCGCCCAGATGCATGCGCGCTTTGGCTATCCCGGTCTGTTCGCCGCCTATCATGCCGGCCCCGGCCGCTATGCCCAATATCTGGGCGGGCGCGCACTCCCCCTCGAAACGCGGCTCTATGTGGCGCGGATACGGGCGCTGCTGGAATCCGGGCGCCCGGTCTTGGGCGATGTAATCATGATGGCCGGCGCGGCCCAGGATCGCCGTCCCGAACCCTCGGGACTGTTCGTCCTGGGCGGGCCCCTTTCGGCGGCCCGGGCGGATGAGGGGCCGGCGGTGCGGGCGCCGGCGATGGCCACCGATCGCGACGATGCCGATGCGTATGCGTTTCTGCCCGGCATCGACCGCGCGCGCGATCGTCTGTTTGCAATCCAGACCCGTCCCTGA